A portion of the Carya illinoinensis cultivar Pawnee chromosome 11, C.illinoinensisPawnee_v1, whole genome shotgun sequence genome contains these proteins:
- the LOC122281987 gene encoding uncharacterized protein LOC122281987: protein MVCFCFMVDQKRKVRSTKPVAGTCSRCGGGASVGDMITATRFCYVPIHWKSWKAIICTFCGAILKSYR, encoded by the coding sequence ATGGTTTGCTTCTGTTTTATGGTGGATCAGAAGAGGAAGGTGAGGAGCACGAAGCCGGTGGCCGGAACTTGCTCCCGGTGCGGTGGAGGAGCCAGCGTCGGCGACATGATAACGGCGACACGGTTTTGTTATGTACCGATTCATTGGAAGTCTTGGAAAGCTATCATATGTACTTTCTGTGGAGCTATTCTTAAATCTTACAGATGA